The Austwickia sp. genome includes a region encoding these proteins:
- a CDS encoding inositol monophosphatase has protein sequence MTDTPYVVSGASPVPPRTPYVVAHRGDSLRYRENTLAAVRSCLDLGVDRVEIDVVTTADGVSVVNHDQTLLRLWGVPQRVRELSWTEVAEVGYADVRIPRLIDVAEVLACTGVTLLVDATNAHDAAAAWRALAAWRDGGAGRESAAGRESAAGRESAAGRESAAGALEVHWCGAPSATGAVRALDPSAILHLESTTGLADPDLMTAQRPTYLNLERTLLSPSVVAAAHAAGLRVAAWTIDDPAAMAAMVALGADAITTNRPGLLRRLLDDGSLATAAGRWLGDGASGARAASPGELPEAELARAAVVAGELASWARGYLRESRPGAVATKAHAADLVTDVDRAVERHVREVLAAEFPAHVVVGEEEGGTARAGVPCWYLDPVDGTTNYAHGLGWSSFSLALALDETPLVGVVADPWRGEVWSARAATLDGVPLRLDDAPPEQGTALAGTLVLTEWAAHVPFPGQPELLADLAAQHVTTRVLGSGTLSTVSVGAGRAAGCVIGDFHPEDHLAATLIAREAGARCLDADGRETAWPRGAFLVAAPAYAEALGDLLTRRCR, from the coding sequence GTGACTGACACGCCGTACGTCGTGTCCGGCGCATCGCCGGTCCCGCCGCGCACGCCGTACGTCGTGGCGCACCGGGGCGATTCGCTGCGGTACCGAGAGAACACCCTGGCCGCCGTCCGTTCCTGCCTCGACCTCGGCGTCGACCGGGTGGAGATCGACGTCGTCACCACGGCCGACGGCGTCAGCGTCGTCAACCACGACCAGACGCTGCTGCGGCTGTGGGGCGTGCCGCAGCGGGTGCGGGAGCTGAGCTGGACGGAGGTGGCCGAGGTCGGGTACGCCGACGTCCGCATCCCCCGCCTCATCGACGTGGCCGAGGTCTTGGCCTGCACGGGGGTGACCTTGCTGGTGGACGCCACGAACGCGCACGATGCGGCCGCCGCGTGGCGCGCCCTGGCCGCGTGGCGGGACGGGGGCGCCGGACGGGAGTCTGCGGCCGGACGGGAGTCTGCGGCCGGGCGGGAGTCTGCGGCCGGGCGGGAGTCTGCGGCCGGGGCGCTGGAGGTGCACTGGTGCGGGGCGCCGTCGGCCACCGGGGCGGTCCGGGCGCTCGACCCCTCGGCCATCCTCCACCTGGAGTCGACGACGGGCCTGGCCGATCCCGATCTGATGACCGCGCAGCGCCCGACGTACCTCAACCTCGAGCGCACCCTCCTGTCCCCCTCCGTCGTCGCCGCCGCCCACGCGGCCGGGCTGCGCGTGGCGGCCTGGACCATCGACGACCCGGCCGCGATGGCTGCGATGGTGGCGCTCGGCGCGGACGCGATCACCACGAACCGGCCCGGCCTGCTGCGGCGGCTGCTCGACGACGGGAGCCTCGCGACGGCCGCCGGACGGTGGCTCGGCGATGGCGCGTCAGGTGCCCGTGCCGCGTCGCCCGGCGAGCTTCCCGAGGCCGAGCTGGCTCGTGCGGCGGTGGTCGCGGGCGAGTTGGCGTCCTGGGCCCGGGGCTACCTGCGGGAGAGCCGACCCGGCGCGGTGGCCACGAAGGCGCACGCGGCGGACCTGGTCACGGACGTGGACCGGGCGGTGGAGCGGCACGTCCGGGAGGTGCTCGCCGCCGAGTTCCCGGCGCACGTCGTCGTCGGGGAGGAGGAGGGCGGTACGGCGCGAGCGGGCGTGCCGTGCTGGTATCTGGACCCCGTCGACGGCACCACCAACTACGCACACGGGCTCGGGTGGAGTTCGTTCTCGCTGGCGCTGGCCCTCGATGAGACGCCGCTGGTGGGCGTGGTGGCCGACCCCTGGCGCGGTGAGGTCTGGTCGGCCCGGGCCGCGACGCTGGACGGCGTACCGTTGAGACTCGACGACGCGCCGCCCGAGCAGGGGACCGCGCTGGCGGGCACCCTGGTGCTCACGGAGTGGGCGGCACACGTCCCGTTCCCCGGGCAGCCGGAGCTGCTCGCCGACCTCGCGGCCCAGCACGTGACGACGCGGGTCCTGGGCTCGGGCACGCTGTCGACCGTGTCGGTGGGCGCCGGGCGGGCGGCCGGCTGCGTCATCGGCGACTTCCACCCGGAGGATCACCTGGCGGCGACGCTGATCGCGCGCGAGGCCGGCGCCCGCTGCCTCGACGCGGACGGCCGGGAGACCGCCTGGCCGCGTGGGGCGTTCCTCGTCGCGGCCCCGGCATACGCCGAGGCGTTGGGCGATTTGCTCACCCGCCGCTGCCGCTGA
- a CDS encoding DUF2237 domain-containing protein: protein MAGRNVFGDDLELCGVDPVTGFYRDGQCTSGPRDFGGHTVCAVVTKEFLEHQRQHGNDLITPRPEMAFPGLRPGDAWCVVAIRWREAYEAGCAPPVRLRATNALALQVIPAEWLMEHAVDAPNDLSSLLGPADSPDGPSPTV from the coding sequence ATGGCGGGGCGCAACGTCTTCGGGGACGACTTGGAACTGTGCGGCGTGGACCCGGTGACGGGCTTCTACCGCGACGGTCAATGCACTAGTGGCCCGCGCGATTTCGGCGGCCACACGGTGTGCGCCGTCGTCACCAAGGAGTTCCTGGAACACCAGCGGCAGCACGGCAACGACCTCATCACGCCCCGCCCCGAGATGGCGTTTCCGGGCCTGCGGCCGGGCGACGCGTGGTGCGTGGTGGCGATCCGGTGGCGCGAGGCGTACGAGGCCGGGTGCGCCCCGCCCGTGCGGCTGCGCGCCACGAATGCTTTGGCGCTGCAGGTGATCCCGGCCGAATGGTTGATGGAACACGCCGTGGACGCGCCGAACGACCTCAGCAGCCTGCTCGGCCCGGCCGACTCCCCGGACGGGCCGTCGCCGACCGTCTGA
- a CDS encoding FAD-binding dehydrogenase, translating to MTDADAIVVGAGLAGLAAAAEIADAGRRVLILDQEGEQSLGGQAYWSFGGLFLVNSPEQRRLGIKDSVELAWHDWLGSAQFDRPDEDRWAREWARAYVEFAAGEKRSWLRGMGHRLFPVVGWAERGDGRAEGHGNSVPRFHITWGTGPGLVEVFTQRLYRAAQDDRVAFAFRHRVDDILIESGAVAGVRCSVLEPTGEPRGHATTRTVVGERELRAPVVIVTSGGIGGDHDAVRAAWPDRLGSPPSSMVAGVPAYVDGRMIGIAERAGGHVANRDRMWHYTEGIRNWNPIWPNHGIRILPGPSSLWLDAEGRRLPHPCLPGFDTLGTLRHLRTGPASTHEHSWFVLTQTVIEKEFTLSGSEQNPDLTGRDLRLLLNRVRGGQGPVHDFLEHGEDFVTAADPRALAAKMNAVTGNSLIDPDALERLLRARDAELANPFSKDVQINAIRGTRKFLGDRLIRTAPPHRFLDPAHGPLIAVRLHILTRKTLGGLQTDLSARVLDAAGEPVPGLYAAGEAAGFGGGGMHGYNALEGTFLGGCLFSGRTAGRAVAEAAR from the coding sequence GTGACCGACGCCGACGCCATCGTCGTGGGAGCCGGCCTCGCCGGGCTCGCGGCCGCCGCCGAGATCGCCGATGCCGGACGTCGCGTCCTCATCCTCGACCAGGAGGGCGAGCAGAGTCTGGGCGGCCAGGCGTACTGGAGCTTCGGCGGCCTGTTCCTCGTGAACAGCCCCGAGCAGCGGCGGCTCGGCATCAAGGACAGCGTCGAGCTCGCCTGGCACGACTGGCTCGGCAGCGCCCAGTTCGACCGCCCCGACGAGGACCGCTGGGCCCGCGAATGGGCGAGGGCCTACGTCGAATTCGCGGCCGGCGAGAAGCGGTCGTGGCTGCGCGGGATGGGGCACCGCCTGTTCCCCGTCGTCGGCTGGGCCGAACGCGGCGATGGCCGGGCGGAGGGACACGGCAACTCGGTGCCCCGCTTCCACATCACCTGGGGGACCGGGCCCGGCCTTGTCGAGGTCTTCACCCAACGCCTGTACCGCGCCGCCCAAGACGACCGGGTCGCCTTCGCCTTCCGACACCGCGTCGACGACATCCTCATCGAGTCCGGCGCCGTCGCCGGCGTACGCTGCTCCGTCCTCGAGCCCACCGGCGAACCCCGCGGACACGCGACGACCCGCACCGTGGTGGGGGAGCGCGAGCTGCGGGCCCCGGTCGTCATCGTCACCTCCGGCGGGATCGGCGGCGACCACGACGCCGTCCGCGCCGCCTGGCCCGATCGCCTCGGCAGCCCGCCGAGCAGCATGGTCGCCGGCGTCCCGGCGTACGTCGACGGCCGCATGATCGGCATCGCCGAACGCGCCGGCGGCCACGTCGCCAACCGCGACCGCATGTGGCACTACACCGAGGGCATCCGCAACTGGAACCCCATCTGGCCCAACCACGGCATCCGGATCCTGCCGGGCCCCTCGTCGCTGTGGCTCGACGCCGAGGGTCGGCGCCTGCCGCACCCCTGCCTCCCCGGCTTCGACACCCTCGGCACGCTGCGCCACCTGCGCACAGGCCCGGCCAGCACCCACGAACACTCCTGGTTCGTGCTGACCCAGACGGTCATCGAGAAGGAGTTCACCCTCTCGGGATCCGAGCAGAACCCCGACCTCACCGGACGTGACCTGCGGCTGCTGCTCAACCGGGTCCGCGGGGGCCAGGGGCCGGTGCACGACTTCCTGGAGCACGGCGAGGACTTCGTGACCGCCGCGGACCCGCGCGCCCTCGCGGCCAAGATGAACGCGGTCACCGGCAACTCGCTCATCGACCCCGACGCCCTCGAGCGGCTGCTCCGGGCGCGAGATGCCGAGCTCGCCAACCCGTTCAGCAAAGACGTGCAGATCAACGCGATCCGCGGCACGCGCAAGTTCCTCGGCGACCGCCTCATCCGGACTGCCCCGCCGCACCGGTTCCTCGACCCGGCCCACGGCCCCCTCATCGCCGTCCGGCTGCACATCCTCACCCGCAAGACCCTCGGTGGGCTCCAGACCGACCTGTCCGCCCGGGTGCTCGACGCGGCCGGCGAACCGGTGCCCGGGCTGTACGCCGCCGGCGAGGCGGCCGGATTCGGGGGCGGGGGAATGCACGGGTACAACGCCCTGGAGGGCACGTTCCTCGGTGGTTGCCTCTTCTCGGGCCGTACGGCGGGGCGCGCCGTCGCCGAGGCGGCCCGGTAA
- a CDS encoding ABC transporter permease subunit, with the protein MPGRRGWRGFGTGPGSARPRRAGGARRTSWLGFVLALPPVAFIALFAGLPIALAFAFTLGYGGGLNEITALIGQDVYLADGPPGTVEPYRVVFANGRFREDLIVTILVTVLSTLIVLAVALAIALFLRLRGGKIASALTVLTILPMFIPVVISAYAIRTFYSDIGFLPTLFAQFGATGPSYSYSVTGLVIGSVWTNLPFAVLMISSGVAAVPDSVIDAARDSGAGLARTTRSVILPMAMVPIVIATTFTAIGIIGSFTIPYFMGRNSQNMLGVDIASYFIAFNRPQQAIVMAFVVFALASLIAATYVWANFRQAREADQV; encoded by the coding sequence GTGCCGGGGCGGCGGGGATGGCGAGGCTTCGGGACCGGGCCGGGGTCGGCGCGGCCGCGGCGGGCCGGCGGAGCACGCCGTACGTCGTGGCTCGGCTTCGTCCTCGCCCTCCCGCCGGTGGCGTTCATCGCGTTGTTCGCCGGGCTGCCGATCGCGCTCGCCTTCGCGTTCACGCTGGGGTACGGCGGGGGGCTGAACGAGATCACCGCCCTGATCGGCCAGGACGTCTACCTGGCTGACGGCCCGCCCGGCACCGTCGAGCCCTATCGCGTCGTCTTCGCCAACGGCAGGTTCCGCGAGGACCTGATCGTGACGATCCTCGTCACGGTGCTGTCGACGCTGATCGTTCTGGCCGTGGCCCTGGCCATCGCGCTCTTCCTGCGGCTGCGCGGCGGCAAGATCGCGAGCGCGCTCACGGTGCTGACGATCTTGCCCATGTTCATCCCCGTCGTCATCAGCGCTTACGCGATCCGCACCTTCTATTCGGACATCGGCTTCCTGCCGACCCTGTTCGCGCAGTTCGGGGCCACCGGACCGTCGTACAGCTATTCCGTGACCGGGCTGGTCATCGGCTCGGTGTGGACGAACCTGCCCTTCGCGGTGCTGATGATCAGCTCGGGCGTCGCGGCGGTGCCGGACTCGGTGATCGACGCGGCCCGCGACTCCGGGGCGGGGCTGGCGCGCACCACCCGGTCGGTGATCCTGCCGATGGCGATGGTGCCGATCGTTATTGCGACCACGTTCACGGCCATCGGGATCATCGGCTCGTTCACGATCCCCTACTTCATGGGCCGCAACAGCCAGAACATGCTCGGCGTCGACATCGCCAGCTACTTCATCGCCTTCAACCGGCCCCAGCAGGCCATCGTCATGGCGTTCGTCGTGTTCGCGCTGGCGTCGCTGATCGCCGCGACGTACGTCTGGGCGAACTTCCGCCAGGCCAGGGAGGCGGATCAGGTATGA
- a CDS encoding TetR/AcrR family transcriptional regulator: MVAEQGTTPVRRGGYHHGNLRRALLDAGWDLVAEDGPDALTLRAVARRAGVSHGAPAHHFPDKAALVEAMAVEGWDRFAEALAQAWAGTDGTPRDGRLAAVGAAYVRFAAAHPHAFRLMNRPELRSDTGGVVASAARRCRDVLTTAILACQDDGMIPAGDPAPWAMLCWSGVHGLAMLAIDGLIELLPGGERGLEATTAVVLEAMGHGLMVRATPSDPSGTLS, translated from the coding sequence GTGGTCGCGGAGCAGGGAACGACGCCGGTACGGCGTGGCGGGTACCACCACGGGAACCTCCGCCGGGCCCTGCTCGACGCCGGCTGGGACCTGGTCGCCGAGGACGGACCCGACGCCCTGACCCTTCGCGCCGTCGCCCGTCGGGCCGGCGTCAGCCACGGCGCGCCGGCGCATCACTTCCCGGACAAGGCGGCCCTCGTAGAGGCGATGGCGGTGGAGGGTTGGGACCGGTTCGCCGAGGCGTTGGCGCAGGCCTGGGCCGGGACCGACGGCACGCCCCGGGACGGCCGACTGGCGGCGGTCGGGGCCGCGTACGTGCGGTTCGCCGCGGCCCACCCGCACGCCTTTCGCCTGATGAACCGCCCGGAGCTGCGCTCCGACACCGGGGGCGTCGTCGCGTCAGCGGCCCGGCGCTGCCGGGACGTGCTGACGACCGCGATCCTCGCCTGCCAGGACGACGGCATGATCCCGGCGGGCGACCCAGCCCCGTGGGCGATGCTGTGCTGGAGCGGGGTACACGGGCTGGCCATGCTGGCCATCGATGGGCTGATCGAGCTGCTCCCCGGTGGCGAGCGCGGGCTCGAGGCGACCACGGCGGTCGTGCTGGAGGCCATGGGGCACGGCCTGATGGTCCGGGCGACGCCCAGTGATCCGTCGGGCACTCTCTCCTGA
- the hppD gene encoding 4-hydroxyphenylpyruvate dioxygenase, with amino-acid sequence MTETTHLDSAAAVAGLTDLEREACLDAGELGQLVGLVEHDPASDPFPVNGWDAIVFVVGNATQAAHYYQSAWGMTLEAYSGPEHGNRDHKAFVLRSGSIRFVLKGAVDPDSPLVAHQAAHGDGVVDISLDVPDVDQCVAHARAQGATILAEPHDISDEHGTVRLAAIATYGETRHTLVDRSRYTGPYLPGYVVRTSSHAKRDGAPKRLFQALDHIVGNVELGQMDTWVDFYQRVMGFDNMAEFIGDDIATEYSALMSKVVANGNHRVKFPLNEPAISKRKSQIDEYLEFYRGPGAQHLALATGDILATVDALRAEGVEFLDTPDSYYDDPELRARIGAVRVPIEELRRRKILVDRDEDGYLLQIFTKPLGDRPTVFFELIERHGSLGFGKGNFKALFVALEREQDLRGNL; translated from the coding sequence ATGACCGAGACCACGCACCTCGACTCCGCAGCCGCCGTCGCGGGCCTCACCGACCTCGAGCGGGAGGCCTGCCTTGACGCCGGCGAGTTGGGCCAACTCGTCGGGCTTGTCGAGCACGACCCGGCCAGCGACCCGTTCCCCGTCAACGGCTGGGACGCCATCGTCTTCGTCGTCGGCAACGCCACGCAGGCGGCACACTACTACCAGTCCGCGTGGGGCATGACCCTGGAGGCGTACTCCGGACCCGAGCACGGCAACCGCGACCACAAGGCGTTCGTGCTTCGCTCCGGCTCCATCCGCTTCGTCCTCAAGGGCGCCGTCGACCCGGACAGCCCCCTGGTAGCACACCAGGCGGCGCACGGCGACGGCGTCGTCGACATCAGCCTGGACGTGCCGGATGTCGACCAGTGCGTCGCGCACGCCCGCGCGCAGGGCGCCACGATCCTGGCCGAACCGCACGACATCTCGGATGAGCACGGCACGGTGCGGCTCGCCGCGATCGCGACGTACGGCGAGACCCGCCACACTCTCGTCGACCGCAGCCGCTATACGGGCCCCTACCTGCCCGGATACGTCGTGCGCACGAGCAGCCACGCCAAGCGCGACGGCGCGCCCAAGCGGCTCTTCCAGGCGCTGGATCACATCGTGGGCAACGTCGAACTCGGCCAGATGGACACGTGGGTCGACTTCTACCAACGCGTCATGGGCTTCGACAACATGGCCGAGTTCATCGGCGACGACATCGCCACCGAATATTCGGCGCTGATGTCCAAGGTGGTCGCCAATGGCAATCACCGGGTGAAGTTCCCGCTCAACGAGCCCGCGATCAGCAAGCGCAAGAGCCAGATCGACGAATACCTGGAGTTCTACCGCGGCCCCGGCGCCCAGCACCTGGCCCTCGCCACGGGCGACATCCTCGCGACCGTCGACGCGCTCCGCGCCGAGGGCGTCGAGTTCCTCGACACCCCGGACAGCTACTACGACGACCCCGAGCTGCGCGCGCGCATCGGCGCCGTCCGGGTCCCGATCGAGGAGCTGCGCCGCCGCAAGATCCTCGTCGACCGCGACGAGGACGGCTACCTGCTGCAGATCTTCACCAAGCCCCTCGGCGACCGGCCCACGGTGTTCTTCGAGCTCATCGAGCGACACGGCAGCCTGGGCTTCGGCAAGGGCAACTTCAAGGCCCTCTTCGTGGCTCTGGAGCGGGAGCAAGACCTGCGCGGGAACCTCTGA
- a CDS encoding DUF445 domain-containing protein, whose protein sequence is MRRIATGMLVVMALIFVATLHRDGVLGYVNAFAEAGMVGALADWFAVTALFRHPMGIPIPHTALVPKKKDTFAKGLEDFVTGNFLTGEAARERFLASDVTRRVGVWLDDERHARRLADESAVVLGRALTHVAPDDIRGLVEHSLVPRIVAEPLSPVAGALLEEVVRDGVHHSLVDILIIEAHAWLLENPRTFMQIVDDRAPTWAPAWVNDMVADRLHTEAVNWVRDVRDNRDHRVRRAVDDLLTDLGRDLQEDPATMARFEALKERLITHPQTADAALAIWDVLRAGMQRALEDPHSLLRDRIAKELRRLGERLVSEPELRASVDARAGDAVAFLVDSYGQELAPIISQVIARWDGKEAAEKIELHVGRDLQFIRINGTVVGGLAGLLIYTFAQFVGH, encoded by the coding sequence ATGCGCCGCATCGCCACGGGCATGCTCGTGGTGATGGCGCTGATCTTCGTGGCGACGCTGCATCGCGACGGGGTCTTGGGTTATGTCAATGCGTTTGCCGAGGCCGGCATGGTCGGCGCCCTCGCCGACTGGTTCGCGGTGACCGCGCTGTTCCGGCACCCGATGGGCATTCCCATCCCGCACACCGCCCTGGTTCCCAAGAAGAAGGACACCTTCGCCAAGGGCCTGGAGGACTTCGTCACGGGCAACTTCCTCACCGGCGAGGCGGCTCGCGAGCGGTTCCTCGCCTCGGACGTCACCCGCCGGGTGGGCGTCTGGTTGGACGACGAGCGGCACGCGCGGCGGCTGGCCGACGAGTCCGCGGTGGTGCTCGGGCGCGCGTTGACGCACGTCGCCCCGGACGACATCCGGGGCCTGGTCGAGCACTCGCTCGTGCCGCGCATCGTGGCGGAGCCCCTGAGCCCGGTCGCGGGGGCGCTGCTCGAGGAGGTCGTGCGCGACGGCGTGCACCATTCGCTCGTCGACATCCTCATCATCGAGGCGCACGCCTGGCTGCTGGAGAACCCGCGCACGTTCATGCAGATCGTGGACGATCGCGCGCCGACGTGGGCGCCCGCGTGGGTGAACGACATGGTGGCGGACCGGTTGCACACCGAGGCGGTCAACTGGGTGCGCGACGTGCGGGACAACCGGGACCACCGGGTACGCCGCGCGGTCGACGACCTGCTCACCGACCTGGGTCGGGACCTGCAGGAGGACCCCGCGACGATGGCCCGCTTCGAGGCGCTCAAGGAGCGCCTCATCACCCACCCGCAGACCGCGGACGCGGCCCTGGCCATCTGGGACGTGCTCCGGGCCGGGATGCAGCGCGCGCTGGAGGACCCGCACAGCCTGCTGCGCGACCGCATCGCCAAGGAGCTGCGCCGGCTGGGGGAGCGGCTGGTCAGCGAGCCCGAGCTGCGGGCCAGCGTCGACGCCCGCGCGGGCGACGCCGTCGCTTTCCTCGTGGACAGCTACGGCCAGGAGCTGGCGCCGATCATCTCCCAGGTCATCGCCCGCTGGGACGGCAAGGAGGCCGCGGAGAAGATCGAGCTGCACGTGGGCCGGGACCTGCAGTTCATCCGGATCAACGGCACCGTAGTGGGCGGCCTGGCGGGGCTGTTGATCTACACTTTCGCCCAGTTCGTGGGGCACTGA
- a CDS encoding ABC transporter ATP-binding protein — protein sequence MTTSPDVPAAPGVPATHDVPALRLDGIHKRLGGRDIVTDLHLDVARGELVTLLGPSGCGKTTTLRMVAGFLKPDRGQVLVDGRDVTALNPERRPSAMVFQSYALWPHMTVFKNVAFPLKLDKVPGPELTRRVEAALDMVGLMHHRDSRPARISGGEQQRVALARALVQEPTLLLLDEPLSNLDAQLRVKVREEIREIQQRLGITTVLVTHDQEEALSISDRVAVMKDGRIEQLSPPAQLYADPRSEFVARFVGSLNTFPGRLVERADALTVAEEAGVVTGVRPEDVVILEGISDQAAQLERGAGGRAEGAGVAHRARVVRVVPHGPYAEIVLDLAGHRLSAFRSGTLPAEGSEVSVRLRRPMVFVDGVREDGPAGD from the coding sequence ATGACCACCTCACCCGACGTGCCCGCCGCGCCCGGCGTACCCGCCACGCACGACGTACCCGCCCTGCGCCTCGACGGCATCCACAAGCGGCTGGGCGGCCGCGACATCGTCACCGACCTGCACCTGGACGTGGCTCGCGGGGAGCTCGTCACCCTGCTCGGCCCGTCCGGCTGCGGGAAGACGACGACGCTGCGGATGGTGGCGGGCTTCCTCAAGCCGGACCGCGGGCAGGTGCTCGTGGACGGCAGGGACGTCACGGCGCTCAACCCCGAGCGGCGGCCGAGCGCGATGGTGTTCCAGAGCTACGCGCTGTGGCCGCACATGACGGTCTTCAAGAACGTCGCCTTCCCGCTGAAGCTCGACAAGGTTCCCGGTCCGGAGCTGACCCGCCGGGTCGAGGCGGCGCTGGACATGGTGGGCCTCATGCACCACCGGGATTCCCGGCCCGCCCGCATCTCCGGCGGGGAGCAGCAGCGGGTGGCGCTCGCGCGGGCGTTGGTGCAGGAGCCGACGCTGCTGTTGCTCGACGAGCCGCTGTCCAACCTCGACGCCCAGCTGCGGGTCAAGGTCCGCGAGGAGATCCGCGAGATCCAGCAGCGGCTCGGGATCACGACGGTGCTGGTCACCCACGACCAGGAGGAGGCCCTGTCGATCTCCGACCGGGTGGCCGTGATGAAGGACGGGCGCATCGAGCAGCTGTCGCCGCCCGCGCAGCTGTATGCGGATCCGCGCAGCGAGTTCGTCGCCCGGTTCGTGGGCAGCCTCAACACGTTCCCAGGGCGGCTGGTCGAGCGCGCCGACGCGTTGACCGTGGCCGAGGAGGCCGGCGTGGTCACGGGGGTGCGCCCGGAGGACGTCGTCATCCTCGAGGGGATCAGCGACCAGGCGGCCCAGCTCGAGCGCGGCGCCGGGGGCCGCGCCGAGGGGGCCGGGGTGGCGCATCGGGCGCGGGTGGTGCGGGTGGTGCCGCACGGGCCGTACGCCGAGATCGTGTTGGACCTGGCCGGACACCGGCTGTCGGCGTTCCGGTCGGGGACGCTGCCCGCCGAGGGCTCGGAGGTGTCGGTGCGGCTGCGGCGGCCGATGGTGTTCGTGGACGGCGTCCGCGAGGACGGTCCGGCGGGTGACTGA
- a CDS encoding NAD(P)/FAD-dependent oxidoreductase — protein sequence MDIERYDVVIIGSGVGGLVAGSLLAQLAGKRVCVLERHFELGGFNHAFTRRGYHWDVGLHYVGQMGPGEQGRRLMDLATGGNVDWAPMPPEFDVFHYPGLDIAQPADPDAWFARLGERFPGERTALAAYRRDLRVVTNWMTREYVALNLPAPLRAAAWHLNRPGRRLALMTTRDYLAMRCADPRLRAILASQWGDYALPPARGSFGMHAMIVTHYLRGGWYPVGGSTAMTAAMVARIEAAGGSCRASHEVRSILRDETGRAYGVAAHAKRGRGGRELEIHAPVVISDAGLGTTLGRLLPPGPRPEPAVARLLDAARDAGSGTANVVAYLGLRQSPETRGLHGENHWFFGGWDHDASYGDGRGAVTGAVPMTYLSLPSLKDPQAERHTAELITSVDPACFAAWAGTAWMKRGSEYEAVKARVADAMLAVVEDRYPGFRELVDYLEVSTPATVQTFTGLPSGGFAQLAGTPERLRARLTPADLPVPGLYLAGADACSLGIMGALMGGVFAAGAVLGPTGIPKIMARAAKGGGDRPQPGTAPGTPQDDAKQERQEAVPAQL from the coding sequence ATGGACATCGAGCGCTACGACGTCGTCATCATCGGTTCGGGCGTGGGGGGCCTGGTCGCGGGCTCGTTGCTGGCCCAGCTCGCGGGGAAGCGGGTGTGCGTCCTGGAGCGACACTTCGAGCTCGGCGGCTTCAACCACGCCTTCACGCGCCGCGGCTACCACTGGGATGTGGGGCTGCACTACGTGGGCCAGATGGGGCCCGGCGAGCAGGGGCGCCGCCTCATGGACCTGGCCACGGGCGGGAACGTCGACTGGGCGCCGATGCCGCCGGAATTCGACGTCTTCCACTACCCGGGCCTGGACATCGCCCAGCCGGCAGATCCGGACGCGTGGTTCGCGCGGCTGGGCGAGCGCTTCCCGGGCGAACGCACGGCCCTTGCGGCGTACCGTCGCGACCTGCGCGTCGTCACGAACTGGATGACCCGGGAGTACGTCGCCCTCAACCTCCCCGCGCCGCTGCGCGCGGCCGCCTGGCACCTCAACCGGCCGGGCCGCCGCCTGGCGCTCATGACCACCCGGGACTACCTGGCCATGCGCTGCGCCGACCCGCGCCTGCGCGCGATCCTGGCCTCGCAGTGGGGCGACTACGCGTTGCCGCCCGCGCGCGGATCGTTCGGGATGCACGCGATGATCGTGACCCACTACCTGCGCGGGGGCTGGTACCCGGTCGGCGGCTCCACCGCGATGACCGCCGCGATGGTGGCGCGCATCGAGGCGGCGGGTGGCAGCTGCCGGGCCAGCCACGAGGTCCGCTCCATCCTGCGGGACGAGACGGGCCGCGCGTACGGCGTCGCGGCGCACGCCAAGCGCGGGCGCGGCGGCCGGGAGCTAGAGATCCACGCGCCCGTCGTCATCTCCGACGCCGGGCTCGGCACCACCTTGGGCCGGTTGCTGCCGCCGGGCCCTCGACCGGAACCGGCGGTGGCCCGGCTCCTGGACGCCGCCCGTGACGCGGGGTCCGGGACCGCCAATGTGGTCGCCTACCTGGGGCTGCGTCAGTCCCCGGAGACCCGGGGATTGCACGGCGAGAACCACTGGTTCTTCGGCGGGTGGGACCACGACGCGAGCTACGGCGACGGGCGGGGCGCGGTGACCGGCGCGGTCCCGATGACGTACCTGTCGTTGCCCTCGCTGAAGGACCCCCAGGCGGAGCGGCACACGGCGGAGCTCATCACCTCCGTGGACCCGGCGTGCTTCGCGGCGTGGGCGGGAACGGCGTGGATGAAGCGGGGGAGCGAGTACGAGGCCGTCAAGGCTCGCGTCGCCGACGCCATGCTGGCCGTGGTGGAGGACCGCTACCCGGGGTTCCGGGAGCTGGTCGACTACCTCGAGGTGTCCACGCCGGCCACCGTGCAGACGTTCACGGGGCTGCCGTCGGGCGGATTCGCGCAGCTCGCCGGTACGCCGGAGCGGCTGCGGGCGCGGTTGACGCCGGCCGACCTTCCCGTCCCGGGGCTGTACCTGGCCGGTGCCGACGCGTGTTCGCTCGGCATCATGGGCGCCCTGATGGGCGGCGTCTTCGCCGCGGGTGCCGTCCTCGGCCCCACGGGCATCCCGAAGATCATGGCGAGGGCGGCCAAGGGTGGGGGTGACCGGCCGCAGCCCGGGACGGCGCCGGGCACGCCGCAGGATGACGCCAAGCAAGAGCGACAGGAAGCGGTCCCGGCACAGCTGTGA